One Mycoavidus sp. B2-EB genomic region harbors:
- a CDS encoding DUF6013 family protein has protein sequence MKYPITKVVKVSCMLAIFALMGTGRLALAQMPKSLDAPIHYTVKVVSKLYGNAQETRQIASGEVDDFTWKTVPPAGAVPIDRQCPHWENVPRDSEHAMLRQTKIRLAPIVGQDGVATIQLGFRAHAPQGTYIYKKKSGQKLRCPKDQVHHQIVRFTLPTNGASKTIKLTDGTILTVTATR, from the coding sequence ATGAAATACCCAATCACTAAAGTAGTCAAAGTTTCATGCATGCTGGCAATCTTTGCCTTAATGGGAACGGGGCGTTTGGCACTGGCTCAAATGCCTAAATCGCTTGATGCACCGATTCATTACACAGTCAAAGTGGTGTCTAAGCTCTATGGCAATGCACAAGAAACTCGCCAGATTGCATCCGGCGAGGTGGATGATTTTACCTGGAAAACTGTACCGCCTGCGGGAGCTGTGCCGATTGATCGACAATGCCCTCACTGGGAAAATGTGCCGCGTGATAGCGAACATGCGATGTTACGGCAGACAAAAATACGGCTTGCGCCGATTGTCGGCCAAGATGGTGTGGCAACGATCCAATTAGGTTTCCGCGCTCATGCGCCTCAGGGGACTTATATTTATAAAAAGAAAAGCGGCCAAAAGCTGCGCTGTCCTAAAGATCAGGTGCATCACCAAATTGTGCGCTTTACATTGCCCACCAATGGAGCGTCTAAAACGATCAAGTTGACTGACGGAACAATTTTGACGGTAACCGCGACTAGGTGA
- the serB gene encoding phosphoserine phosphatase SerB produces MNLILQSTQLLSSAQLEQARIAAGGAAALRLDDYAARILNVDLTLRAQVTAWCAQRQLDCAYLPSRSLAEFSLVVMDMDSTLITIECIDEIADFCGLKAEVRALTEASMSGEISNFEESLRCRVALLKGLDANVLEQVWRKRLKLSLGAQRMLAEVQAAGLHTLLVSGGFTFFTERLATRLRLDYAHANRLGIRHGKLTGEVVGEIVDAQAKKRRLYEVCAELGITASRAIVIGDGANDLLMMAPAGLSVAFRAKPVVRQAADVSLEYTGLDGVLRLFG; encoded by the coding sequence ATGAATCTTATTCTTCAGAGCACTCAACTCCTGTCTAGTGCACAGCTTGAGCAAGCGCGCATAGCGGCTGGCGGCGCTGCGGCGCTGCGCCTGGATGATTATGCTGCGCGTATTCTCAATGTGGATTTAACTTTGCGCGCGCAAGTGACGGCCTGGTGTGCGCAGCGCCAACTTGACTGTGCGTATCTGCCATCACGGTCTTTGGCTGAGTTTAGCTTGGTCGTGATGGATATGGATTCGACTCTGATCACGATCGAATGTATTGATGAAATAGCTGATTTTTGTGGTCTTAAAGCTGAGGTGAGGGCACTGACTGAAGCCTCTATGAGTGGCGAGATATCTAATTTCGAGGAAAGCCTGCGGTGTCGGGTCGCCTTATTAAAGGGATTGGATGCCAATGTGTTGGAGCAAGTATGGCGTAAGCGCCTAAAACTCTCACTAGGGGCGCAACGCATGCTGGCCGAGGTGCAAGCAGCAGGTTTGCATACACTTTTAGTTTCGGGCGGGTTCACATTTTTTACCGAGCGGCTGGCCACTCGTCTCAGATTGGATTATGCGCACGCGAATAGGCTCGGCATTCGTCATGGCAAGCTTACTGGCGAGGTGGTAGGTGAGATTGTGGATGCTCAGGCCAAAAAGCGGCGGCTCTATGAAGTGTGCGCTGAATTGGGGATTACGGCTTCGCGTGCTATCGTGATCGGAGATGGGGCAAATGATCTGTTGATGATGGCGCCGGCAGGTTTATCCGTCGCTTTTCGAGCGAAGCCAGTGGTGCGGCAAGCGGCAGATGTGTCGTTGGAGTATACTGGTTTAGACGGGGTCTTGCGCTTATTTGGATGA